In one Pungitius pungitius chromosome 13, fPunPun2.1, whole genome shotgun sequence genomic region, the following are encoded:
- the ddx43 gene encoding probable ATP-dependent RNA helicase DDX43 has translation MSDWEEEEEGSAAVPKPAPTEWKVPRDDGVRNGTGSGDSRGWRADCDGDRGRRGGGEGCSFPRAAQRGGAQRRAAGDAKSDSGLPVTFAVDNALVGRIIGRGGAKIRELEESTGARIKINNGDFEGEVVLFGSSAAQQKAKELIEDLLADGNSRSRNDYGGGTGGGGYRGGGGRGFRDPSVWSATALEAAATAPAPPSIDWNDIRQNKDKYEELKWKDCPPLKKNFYTEAASVSMLTAEEVSEWRKENNDIFVDDLKEEGEKRPVHSPCRTFLEAFELYPDIMESIEHVGFVKPTPIQSQAWPVALSGEDLIAIAQTGTGKTLAYLLPGFIHMDGQPVPRAQRGGPGMLVLTPTRELALQIETECSKYRYKGYKSVCIYGGGDRRAQIGLVKAGVDIVIATPGRLNDLQMNELINLQSITYLVLDEADRMLDMGFEPQIMKILLDIRPDRQTIMTSATWPTGVRRLAKSYLKNPMMVYVGTLDLAAVNTVQQTVLIVHEEEKKSYIFDFIRNMLPLDKVLIFVGKKLVADDLSSDMCLQGLAVQSLHGDREQCDREEALSDFKESRVRILVATDLASRGLDVHDITHVFNYDFPRNIEEYVHRVGRTGRAGRSGVAVTLVTRENWRMASELIPILERAGQEVPEELVLMAERYEKHKKEKDLCNPRGGGGRREGGGGGRRDGGWGRSDGGGGRDRGQNWGF, from the exons ATGTCcgactgggaggaggaggaggagggcagcgcTGCCGTCCCAAAGCCCGCTCCGACCGAATGGAAAGTACCGCGTGACGACGGCGTGAGAAACGGAACCGGCTCCGGTGATTCGAGGGGGTGGCGAGCGGACTGTGACGGGGACAGAGGTCGGAGAGGCGGAGGCGAAGGCTGCTCGTTTCCACGGGCCGCGCAGCGCGGAGGAGCCCAAAGACGAGCCGCTGGTGACGCGAAGTCGGACTCTGGTCTGCCCGTGACGTTCGCCGTGGACAACGCTTTAGTTGGGAGGATAATAG GTCGAGGAGGAGCCAAAATCCGTGAACTTGAGGAGAGCACCGGAGCGAGGATAAAG ATAAATAACGGTGACTTCGAAGGCGAGGTGGTCCTCTTCGGCTCCTCTGCCGCCCAGCAGAAGGCCAAGGAGCTGATCGAAGACCTGCTGGCTGATGGCAACTCTCGATCTCGCAATG actatGGAGGAGGAACTGGTGGAGGAGgctacagaggaggaggtggcagaGGATTTAGGGATCCCTCTGTCTGGTCTGCTACAGCGCTAGAGGCTGCAGCGACGGCCCCGGCACCTCCATCTATAGACTGGAACGACATCCGGCAGAACAAGGACAAGTATGAAGAGCTCAAGTGGAAAG ACTGCCCCCCTCTGAAGAAGAACTTTTACACTGAGGCAGCAAGTGTGTCCATGCTCACAGCAGAGGAAGTCAGTGAGTGGAG GAAGGAAAATAACGATATCTTTGTGGACGActtgaaggaggagggggagaagcgGCCCGTCCACAGTCCCTGTCGcaccttcctggaggcctttgaGCTTTACCCAGACATCATggaaagtattgaacacgttgGCTTCGTCAAACCAACCCCCATCCAG TCCCAGGCGTGGCCGGTGGCCCTCAGCGGGGAGGACCTGATCGCCATCGCTCAGACTGGGACGGGGAAGACTCTGGCCTACCTGCTGCCCGGCTTCATCCACATGGACGGACAGCCTGT GCCTCGGGCCCAGCGTGGCGGTCCAGGCATGTTGGTGCTGACTCCCACCAGAGAGCTCGCCCTGCAGATTGAAACCGAGTGCAGCAAGTATCGCTACAAAGGCTACAAAAG TGTCTGTATCTATGGCGGAGGGGACAGGAGAGCCCAGATCGGCCTGGTGAAGGCCGGCGTGGACATCGTGATCGCCACACCGGGCCGACTCAACGACCTCCAGATGAACGAGCTCATCAATCTTCAGTCCATCACCTACTTG GTGCTGGACGAGGCCGACCGGATGCTGGATATGGGCTTTGAGCCGCAGATCATGAAGATTCTCCTGGACATCCGCCCGGACCGGCAGACCATCATGACCAG TGCCACGTGGCCCACTGGTGTGAGGCGGTTGGCCAAATCCTATCTGAAGAACCCCATGATGGTCTATGTGGGCACGCTGGACCTCGCG GCCGTTAACACGGTGCAGCAAACCGTGCTGATCGTccatgaggaggagaagaagtccTACATCTTTGACTTCATCAGGAACATGCTGCCTCTGGATAAAGTCCTCATCTTCGTTGGGAAGAAGCTCGT ggcaGACGACCTGTCCAGTGACATGTGTCTGCAGGGCCTTGCTGTGCAGAGTCTCCATGGCGACCGGGAGCAGTGTGACCGAGAAGAGGCCCTCAGCGACTTCAAAGAAA GCCGGGTTCGTATTCTGGTCGCCACAGACTTGGCGTCTCGAGGGTTGGACGTGCACGACATCACGCACGTCTTCAACTACGACTTCCCTCGGAACATAGAGGAGTACGTCCACCGCGTGGGCCGCACCGGCCGAGCAGG GCGCTCAGGTGTTGCTGTTACCTTGGTAACGAGGGAGAACTGGAGAATGGCCTCTGAGCTCATTCCCATCCTGGAGCGAGCCGGACAG GAGGTCCCTGAGGAGCTGGTGCTTATGGCAGAGAGATATGAGAAgcacaagaaggagaaggaccTGTGCAATcccaggggaggaggaggtaggagagaaggaggaggaggagggaggagagatggagggtgGGGCAGgagcgatggaggaggaggcagagatcGAGGCCAAAACTGGGGATTCTGA
- the slc17a5 gene encoding sialin, with the protein MERYGSDADDTPLLHRRNEDKVQRAPACCSSRYGLALLSSFGFFVVYSLRVNLSVAMVDMLNTTRPSSSNHSGSVCPAHANPPRPKHNHTASVYDWDSATQGWILGSFFYGYILTQIPGGYLAGRYGPKWLMGFGILGTVVFTLITPLAADLGAGYLIAVRVLEGIGEGVTFPSMYTMWAAWAPPLERSRLLTISYIGAQLGTVISLPLSGEICFYLDWTYVFYIFGVFGLVWFVLWSFLVFDSPNTHPRISEQERLYITSSLRNELSTSAGHIPWRAIATSMPLWAIVVAHFSYNWTFYTLLTLLPTYMNDVLGFSIQQNGLLSALPYVGCAVLAVLSGQLADFLRETCLYRTVTVRKSFSLAGMLGPAVFLVAAGYTGCNYSLAVTFLTISSALGGISASGFNINHLDIAPSYAGILLGITNTFATIPGMVGPVIARALTQQNTMEEWQSVFYIAAAINAFGAAFYALFGRGSVQPWAVHSSYPHGD; encoded by the exons ATGGAGCGCTACGGGTCGGACGCGGACGACACGCCGCTGCTTCACCGCCGAAACGAAGACAAAGTCCAGAGAG CCCCGGCATGCTGCTCGTCCCGCTATGGCCTGGCGCTGCTCTCCTCCTTCGGCTTCTTCGTGGTTTACTCCCTGCGGGTGAACCTCAGCGTGGCCATGGTGGACATGCTCAACACCACCCGCCCGTCCAGCTCCAACCACAGCGGCTCCGTGTGTCCGGCTCACGCCAACCCGCCGCGGCCCAAACACAACCACACG gccagcGTGTACGACTGGGACTCGGCGACTCAGGGATGGATCCTGGGCTCCTTCTTCTACGGCTACATCCTCACGCAGATACCTGGCGGCTACctggccggccgctacggcccCAAGTGGCTGATGGGCTTCGGGATCCTGGGGACCGTCGTCTTCACGCTGATCACCCCCCTGGCGGCCGACCTGGGGGCCGGGTACCTCATCGCCGTCCGGGTGCTGGAAGGGATCGGAGAG GGCGTGACCTTTCCCTCCATGTACACCATGTGGGCGGCCTGGGCTCCTCCGCTGGAGAGGAGCCGACTGCTCACCATCTCCTACATTG GAGCTCAGCTCGGGACGGTGATCTCGCTCCCGCTGTCCGGTGAGATCTGCTTCTACCTGGACTGGACCTACGTCTTCTACATATTCG GTGTCTTCGGCCTGGTCTGGTTCGTCTTGTGGTCTTTCCTCGTCTTCGACAGTCCGAATACTCACCCGCGGATTTCAGAGCAGGAGCGACTCTACATCACCAGCTCGCTGAGGAACGAG CTGTCCACCTCAGCAGGCCACATCCCCTGGCGAGCCATAGCCACGTCCATGCCGCTGTGGGCCATCGTGGTCGCTCACTTCTCCTACAACTGGACCTTCTACACGCTGCTCACCCTGCTGCCCACCTACATGAACGACGTGCTGGGATTCAGCATCCAGCAG AACGGTTTGCTGTCGGCTCTTCCGTACGTCGGCTGCGCCGTGTTGGCGGTTCTGAGCGGTCAGCTGGCCGACTTCCTGCGAGAGACGTGCCTCTACCGCACGGTGACGGTCAGGAAGTCCTTCTCCCTCGCCG GCATGCTGGGGCCCGCCGTGTTCCTGGTGGCGGCGGGGTACACGGGCTGCAACTACTCGCTGGCGGTGACCTTCCTCACCATCTCCTCGGCTCTGGGCGGAATCTCGGCCTCCGGCTTCAACATCAACCACCTGGACATCGCGCCTTC gtACGCTGGCATCCTGCTGGGAATCACCAACACCTTTGCTACCATCCCCGGCATGGTGGGGCCGGTCATCGCCCGAGCCCTCACCCAACAG aacaccATGGAGGAGTGGCAGAGCGTCTTCTACATCGCCGCCGCCATCAACGCTTTCGGGGCGGCGTTCTACGCCCTGTTCGGCCGAGGGAGCGTGCAGCCGTGGGCCGTCCACAGCAGCTACCCACACGGAGACTGA